In the Rhodothermales bacterium genome, ACGCGGATCGACGGCTTCCAGGCATTGTGTGGATGGAGGTAGCGGCTTTGCTGTATTGCGTCGCCGGCATCGTCGTGGTTGTGGCTGTCGCGCAGTGGGCGGCGTTGCCATTTCAGATACTGCTCGCGTCGGGATTCGGCCTCGTGGTCTGGTTCAGCGTGCGAGACAGGCTTATGCCGCTGCATGGTTCACCTCATGTCAAACAAGTTGATGAGATGAATCGCACAAAGTACCTTGCTCCCGTGTAATCGCTAGGAGACAGACGAGTTGATGTTAACCACAGAATTCAAGTCAGCACTGACGTTTTTGGAGGGCGGCCATGCGTCCGAAGCGCTGCCTATTCTCAAGCGGATCGTTGATCGGTGGCCGAACTACGCTGCAGCGCAGGTGGCGTTCGCACAGGCTCTGCAATTGACGGATCATGCCGAGGATTCGCTGGCTGCGTGGTGCCGGGCCGAAGCGCTGGTGTCGCGCTCTCCGGCTGTCGACCGTGGACTCCGCGATGCGGTCTCACAAATGTTCTCGCCCGACGTTGACGCCGAATCTGCACCTGTTGAGGAACTGCTCGACGAGGCGCCGGACTTGGCCCCGACGGACGATGCTGAGCCGGCGCACGATACCGAAGTGTCCGACCACAGCGGGACGCTGGAAATGGATCCGGCATTGTTCGTTCCGATAGCCGTCCCGTTCGATGAGCCCCGGGTTGAAGCGGAAATACCCGAATGGGCGGAGCAGCCTGGCGAGGTCGCCCCGTCCGATGTCGATACGGACGAACCCGAGTGGAACGGAGGCTACGCCCACGACTCGGGGGACGGGGCCGGATCCGATGTTGATGTGGAACTCGATGCGGTCCCCGAGGAGGTAGAGCTTGATCGCCTCATCGACGAACTCGAATCTGCGAAAATCGTCCCGGCTGAGGATCCCGAAAGTGTGCCCGAGCCGGATCTGTCGGTAGACATAGACGACGTCGTCTCCGAGACGCTGGCACGCATTTATGCCACACAGAGCCAGTATACCGAGGCTGCACGCGTCTACGATCGCCTGGCGCTTGAGAATCCCGATCGCGCCGATGAGTTCGAGACGAAGGCATCCGAGATGCGCGCTCGATCACGGTGAAGCCCTTGCCACGACCCCTGTACGAACTCCTGAAGCAGGACAGCAGGGTTGTGGCGGGCCTGATGTCGGGGACCTCGCTGGATGGTGTCGATTGCGCCGTTACGCGCATCAGCGGATCGGGTATGTCGGTTCAGATTGAAGTCCTGGGCTTTGCCAGCGTGCCATACCCGGACGAACTTCGCGATCTGATTCTGAGGAATTCCGAGGCGACCGGTTCGTCCGTTCGTGATCTTTCACAGCTGAATTTCAGGCTGGCCTACGCCTACCGTGACGCCGTGGCAATCGCATGCGAGCGGGCCGGACTTGACCCGGCGGATCTCGACGCCGTGGGCTCCCACGGCCAGACTGTTCATCACGTTCCGGATCCAGAAGAGTGCGCGGGTCTGCCGGTAACCTCAACTCTCCAGATCGGTGATCCGTCTGTTCTTGCGAATCTGCTACGTGTCGTCACCATTGGGGATTTTCGCGTCGCGGACATGGCGCTGGGCGGGCAGGGTGCGCCCCTGGTGCCGTATCTCGATCTTGTTCTGTTTGGCAGTGAATCGACCGATCGCATCTTGCTCAACATCGGAGGAATTGCCAATCTCAGTGTGCTGCCATCGTCAGGTAACGCCGCCGACGTGCTGGCCTTCGACACGGGTCCAGGCAATATGGTGATCGACGGCGTCGTCCATCGGCTGTTCGATCAGAGGTATGATGACGGGGGCGCGATCGCTTCGTCGGGCAGCGCCTGTGAAGCACTCCTTTCGGAGCTCCTCGCTGACACCTACTACAACATGGTGCCGCCGAAATCTACCGGCCGCGAGAAATACACCGGCGCCATGGTGGATCGAATTCTCATGCTGGCGGAGTCCATGGGATGCAGCAAGGTCGACGTGCTTGCGACTGTCACGGAGCTGACGCCTCGAACAATCGCAGGCGCGATCAACCGTTTTGTCATGAACCGCCTGGACCCCGGGCAATTGATCGCAGCGGGCGGCGGCGTTCATAACAAGTACATCATGAGACGCCTCCGCGAACTGCTGCCCGGTATCGAGGTCATGACGGCGGACACGCTTGGTGTGGATCCGGATGCCAAGGAAGCGGTCTGTTTCGCGTTGCTGGCGCACGAAACGCTGAACGGGCATCCGACGAACATGCCGTCCGTAACAGGTGCGTCACGCGGAACCGTGCTGGGTAAGATCTGCGTACCGCTGTAGTCTCGGGGGACGCGGTGTCTCCGACGGATCAACTGGACCTAACTGACCATTCTCGATGACATGGAAAACAGCTTTACGGCGATAGAGGAGATCGGCGAATTCGGATTGATCGATCGCCTCCAGACGATCCTTGGCGAAGCGGCAGACAGCGAGCTCATTCGCGGAATCGGAGACGATGCCGCGGTGTTCCGAAAAGAGGACGGCCTGTATCAGGTTCTCACGACCGATGCGCTGATAGAGGGAGTGCACTTTGACCTTTCCATCTCACCGATGAGTTATCTCGGTTTCAAGTGCATTGCAGTCAATGTCAGCGATGTCGTGGCGATGAACGCGCGCCCGAAATATGCAACAATTGCGATGGGAGTACCACACTCGGTGTCCATCGAAATGGTGGAGAAGTTCTACTCAGGCGTTCGCGATGCGTGTGGGGCCTACGACGTCATTGTCGTAGGCGGGGATATAACCGCCGCGCGTCAGCTGAGTATTTCGGTCACCGTCATAGGCGAGGTAGAAGAGAAGCGAGTTACGTTCCGCCGCGGCGCCCGCCCGGGCGACCTGATTTGCGTAACCGGCGATCTAGGCTCGGGCTATGCGGGACTAAAGGTTCTGATCAAGCAGCGCATCGCTCTGAACGAGTCGAAGAAAGACTTTCGGCCCGAACTGAAGAACCACGACTACGTGATTCAGCGGCAATTGATGCCGCGGGCTCGTCTCGACGTGATTGCGAACTGGGAACGTGCCGGATTCATCCCCCGCGCCATGATTGACGTTTCGGACGGCCTGGCATCCGAGATCCATCACCTCTGTCGGCACAGTGGCTGTGGTGCGCTTATCCGGCAGGACTCAATCCCCATTCATCCTCAGACGGCGGCGACCGCGGTCCAGTTTGAGGACGAGGCTTCCAATTTCGCTCTGTTTGGGGGAGAGGATTATGAACTCGTTTTCGCCACGACGCCCGGCGACTATTCGCGTATCGACGACGGCTCGGCGACGGTAGTCGGGCTGTTTACGGAAGCGGAGGAAGGCGTTCGCATGCAGATCGACGACGGCGAGTTTGTCGAACTGCTGCCCGGTGGATATCAGCATTTTGGCTGATACCGGACCAGTGTCGTCAGTTGATGATCTTCTCGATCGTGAACTCCTTCAGATCGCGCGCGTGCGTGAATATGATCAACTCGCCGATCAAACCGATGGCAAAGATCTGGATCCCAAGTACGATCATCAGGACGCCGAGCAATAGTGCAGGTCGGTCGGCGAGAGCTTCTCCCGCAAAGAGCCTCTGATACGCTAGAAACGCTGTAAAAAGGATACCCATTAGGAACACAACTGCTCCAGTTGATCCGAAGAATCGCAGAGGCTTCTTCGTGAACTTCACAAGGAAGAAGATGGACAGAAGATCCAGCATCCTCCTGAAGTAGATACCCACGCCAAAGTATCGACGAGTGAAGTCGCTCTTGGCCTGTGGCGCATCCACTTCTTTGATCTTGAAACCGAATCGACCGGCGAGTACCGGAAGAAACCAGTGCTTGTGGCCGTATATATGCACGGCGTCCGTGACCCGTCTTCGAATTACGCGCACGCCGCAGCCGAGATCATTGAAGCCCGTCGACGTGGTTTTGTGGAGCAGGAAGTGAAATATGCGTGTCTGCACTCGATTGACAATCGAGTCACCGCGCGGCCATCTTCGCACCGTGACCATGTCGTGTTCTCCCAGTGCGGCCACCACTGGTGCAATCGCTTCGGGCTTGATCTGATGGTAGGCGGGTAACGTCATCAGGATCGGGGCGCGCGCGTGTTCAAATCCGACAGTCAGGATCGTGGCGTCACCGTAGGACCGTGATAGCTTGATGATGCGGATTGGATCGCCCCGGTCCTTCAGGGCGACGAGGCGGTTAAACTCATCAAGTTGGTCACCTTCGAGGACAAAGAGGAATTCGTACCGCAGCCCGGTTTTGTCGAGCTCGCTCTTGTAGTCGGTGTACGTAGTATCGATCGCATTCGGTCGGTCCATGTCGTTCATGGGAACGATCACGGAAATGTCGATATCAATCGTTTCAGTCATGCATCCAAGGGGCTATTTCGGAACGGCCGCATTTTTGTATCGCCCGTTACATAGATCATATCACAGAGAATACCCATTGTCAGCAACGAGACGCTTAGGGAGCCAAGCAAGATTCCGATTCCGGGGTATATCAGAGAGACGTCGCCCTGATTGGTCAATAATTGCAGGAACCCGGTGATCAGTACGCCCATGCTCAATAAACCAAGGACGGTCCCGGAAATTCCGAATCCAAAAAGTGGTGAACGATGAAACGTAAGAATCATCCTCAACGCCACGAGATCGAGAATGACCTTGTACGTTCTTGCCAGGCCATATTTCGAGCGTCCGTATTGACGCGGATGGTGACGAACAGGTAGCTCGGCCATTCTGGCACCCGTCATGGCAAGGATGGTTGGAAGAAGCCGGTGCATCTCTGAGTAGAGAGGGTATCTCTTAATTACTTCGCTCCTGTACGCGCGAAGTGCGCAGCCGTTGTCGGTGATAGTGGTTCCGGTTGATTTCCGTACCAACCAGTTCGCGATTCGTGACGGAATTTTTCTCAGCGCCCAGCTGTCCTGGCGATTCTTCCGCCACCCAACTACCATGTCGAATCCCTCCGAAATCTTCTGGAGCATCATGGGGATGTCTTCCGGATCATTCTGCAGATCTCCATCCATGGTCACGATGATATCCCCGGCCGCTATCTCAAAGCCGGCCTTCAGTGCCGCAGTCTGACCGAAATTTCGATTCAGTTTGACGACCCGGAAACGCGTGTCTTGAGACGCCACATCGGAGGCTCGCGCGAACGTTTGATCCCGACTTCCGTCGTCAACGAGGATTGTTTCGAAACGGACGTCCGCAGACTCCATCGCCGCGGTTACTGCCCGGCACAATGGTGCCACGGAATCCTCCTCATCGTGAAGGGGGATTACAATGGAAATGTAGGTTTTGGGTTCGGACACCGTCAGGGCTCTTCTTGATTTCAAACGCTGTTCGTTTGGTCTGAACCTGTAGTCTTGTCTGGTTATTGGACTGCCCTGGCAAGCCGATATGGCCATGAGATACCCCGGCAAGTGAGGGTGATCAATCCTCCGGAAAACCACTCGAAGCTCATACCAAACAGAACCGTAAAGAATTAGAAATTCTCGAAGGTATCCCTGGGGACAGTCCAAGAAACATCGTCACGCATAGCCTATGCGTACCATTGGACTCCGTCACCGAGCACGTTGAACTAGATGCTGCTACGAGAAGTTCTAGTCGCGAGCAATTCTGCATTGCCAATGGGAGTGTCTGTATCTCCGTATAGATAATCTAGTCCGAATGCTTCGACGACCGCGAGAATTCGCTTCGTTTGGGCCGAAGTGATGCGATTCCGCCAGGCAGATACGACGTCTTCGCCAGTCCGAATGGCACTGGATTTAGTAGACGTACCCGATGGTCGTTGTGTACTTT is a window encoding:
- a CDS encoding anhydro-N-acetylmuramic acid kinase, whose translation is MSGTSLDGVDCAVTRISGSGMSVQIEVLGFASVPYPDELRDLILRNSEATGSSVRDLSQLNFRLAYAYRDAVAIACERAGLDPADLDAVGSHGQTVHHVPDPEECAGLPVTSTLQIGDPSVLANLLRVVTIGDFRVADMALGGQGAPLVPYLDLVLFGSESTDRILLNIGGIANLSVLPSSGNAADVLAFDTGPGNMVIDGVVHRLFDQRYDDGGAIASSGSACEALLSELLADTYYNMVPPKSTGREKYTGAMVDRILMLAESMGCSKVDVLATVTELTPRTIAGAINRFVMNRLDPGQLIAAGGGVHNKYIMRRLRELLPGIEVMTADTLGVDPDAKEAVCFALLAHETLNGHPTNMPSVTGASRGTVLGKICVPL
- the thiL gene encoding thiamine-phosphate kinase, whose protein sequence is MENSFTAIEEIGEFGLIDRLQTILGEAADSELIRGIGDDAAVFRKEDGLYQVLTTDALIEGVHFDLSISPMSYLGFKCIAVNVSDVVAMNARPKYATIAMGVPHSVSIEMVEKFYSGVRDACGAYDVIVVGGDITAARQLSISVTVIGEVEEKRVTFRRGARPGDLICVTGDLGSGYAGLKVLIKQRIALNESKKDFRPELKNHDYVIQRQLMPRARLDVIANWERAGFIPRAMIDVSDGLASEIHHLCRHSGCGALIRQDSIPIHPQTAATAVQFEDEASNFALFGGEDYELVFATTPGDYSRIDDGSATVVGLFTEAEEGVRMQIDDGEFVELLPGGYQHFG
- a CDS encoding glycosyltransferase encodes the protein MTETIDIDISVIVPMNDMDRPNAIDTTYTDYKSELDKTGLRYEFLFVLEGDQLDEFNRLVALKDRGDPIRIIKLSRSYGDATILTVGFEHARAPILMTLPAYHQIKPEAIAPVVAALGEHDMVTVRRWPRGDSIVNRVQTRIFHFLLHKTTSTGFNDLGCGVRVIRRRVTDAVHIYGHKHWFLPVLAGRFGFKIKEVDAPQAKSDFTRRYFGVGIYFRRMLDLLSIFFLVKFTKKPLRFFGSTGAVVFLMGILFTAFLAYQRLFAGEALADRPALLLGVLMIVLGIQIFAIGLIGELIIFTHARDLKEFTIEKIIN
- a CDS encoding glycosyltransferase family 2 protein, encoding MSEPKTYISIVIPLHDEEDSVAPLCRAVTAAMESADVRFETILVDDGSRDQTFARASDVASQDTRFRVVKLNRNFGQTAALKAGFEIAAGDIIVTMDGDLQNDPEDIPMMLQKISEGFDMVVGWRKNRQDSWALRKIPSRIANWLVRKSTGTTITDNGCALRAYRSEVIKRYPLYSEMHRLLPTILAMTGARMAELPVRHHPRQYGRSKYGLARTYKVILDLVALRMILTFHRSPLFGFGISGTVLGLLSMGVLITGFLQLLTNQGDVSLIYPGIGILLGSLSVSLLTMGILCDMIYVTGDTKMRPFRNSPLDA